In Dehalococcoidia bacterium, the following are encoded in one genomic region:
- a CDS encoding multicopper oxidase domain-containing protein, with protein sequence MSEQGEAVASEAPGVSRRSFIEKALIGAGVVSASTIVGSASIAMSPALDRQRPAVDHAAAGHTTSEGAAAPATTETPEEIDRHHKEVVDQFLKNQETPLTKGKGNQPLTPRIEGGVKVFDITCDEVEWEVTPGKVISARGYNKMIPGPIIRATEGDRVRINVKNNLKESTSVHWHGLYVPNNMDGVAFVTQPQIKPGETFTYEFTLRNAGTHMYHSHHNAMDQVNRGLLGAFIVDPKDPSSYPKYDREYIMVLNDLNLGFTINGKGFPATDALVAKKGERVLIRYLNEGVMNHPMHLHGLPMLVFQKDGWPINPPQMCDTLDVAPGNRYDVLVEATEEGLWAFHCHVLTHAESPQGMFGLVTVMVVQA encoded by the coding sequence ATGTCCGAACAGGGAGAAGCTGTCGCGTCCGAAGCGCCGGGCGTTAGCCGGCGGTCATTCATCGAGAAGGCGCTCATCGGCGCCGGCGTTGTTTCCGCCAGCACCATCGTGGGATCCGCGTCCATTGCCATGTCGCCGGCTCTCGACCGCCAGAGGCCGGCCGTCGACCATGCGGCCGCAGGCCACACTACTTCAGAAGGCGCGGCGGCGCCGGCGACAACTGAGACTCCGGAGGAGATCGACCGCCACCACAAGGAAGTCGTAGACCAGTTCCTGAAGAACCAGGAGACGCCCCTGACCAAAGGGAAGGGCAATCAACCCCTCACGCCCCGTATCGAGGGCGGCGTGAAGGTCTTCGACATCACCTGCGACGAAGTCGAGTGGGAAGTGACGCCCGGCAAGGTCATTTCCGCGCGCGGCTACAACAAGATGATCCCCGGTCCGATCATCCGCGCCACGGAGGGCGACCGCGTCCGCATCAACGTCAAGAACAATCTCAAGGAGAGCACCTCGGTGCACTGGCACGGGCTCTACGTGCCCAACAACATGGACGGCGTCGCCTTCGTCACGCAGCCGCAGATCAAGCCCGGCGAGACCTTCACCTACGAGTTCACGCTGCGCAACGCCGGCACGCACATGTACCACTCGCACCACAACGCGATGGACCAGGTGAACCGCGGCCTCCTCGGCGCCTTCATCGTGGACCCGAAGGACCCGAGCTCGTACCCGAAGTACGACCGCGAATACATCATGGTCCTGAACGACCTCAACCTCGGCTTCACGATCAACGGCAAGGGCTTCCCCGCCACCGACGCGCTGGTCGCAAAGAAGGGCGAGCGGGTCCTCATCCGCTACCTCAACGAGGGCGTGATGAACCACCCCATGCACCTGCACGGCCTACCCATGCTCGTATTCCAGAAGGACGGCTGGCCGATAAACCCACCCCAGATGTGCGACACCCTGGACGTCGCGCCCGGGAACCGCTACGACGTGCTCGTCGAGGCGACGGAGGAGGGCCTGTGGGCCTTCCACTGCCACGTGCTGACGCACGCGGAGAGCCCGCAGGGCATGTTCGGCCTCGTCACGGTAATGGTGGTCCAGGCGTAG